In Betta splendens chromosome 19, fBetSpl5.4, whole genome shotgun sequence, the following proteins share a genomic window:
- the dhrs7cb gene encoding dehydrogenase/reductase (SDR family) member 7Cb has product MALPSVMVLPLLIVVAAGIYYIYNEVMHLMSKSLVRNKVVVITDAVSGVGTECAQLFHKGGARLILCGTSWDKLESLFDSLTNDADPRETFAPKLVILDFSDMDSMEDVVAEVLECYGYVDVLICNSSVKLKAPVQSISLELDRNIMDVNYFGPSTLAKGVLPPMISRRSGHVVLVNSIQGRLAIPFRSSYAASKHAAQAFFDCLRAEVEEYGIVVSTVSHTFINASDPPPAEEPAGPKPSALAAFVASQLTHGVRPCVLANEILHTVNRKRKEVVLAHPVPRVALYLRSLVPPVLFAVLAAGVKDSALAAELQ; this is encoded by the exons ATGGCACTGCCCTCTGTGATGGTGTTGCCCCTCCTGATAGTTGTGGCTGCGGGGATATATTACATCTACAATGAGGTCATGCACCTCATGTCCAAGTCCTTAGTGCGAAACAAAGTGGTGGTGATCACAGACGCTGTGTCCGGAGTGGGAACTG AATGTGCCCAGCTGTTCCATAAGGGTGGAGCCAGACTGATCCTTTGTGGGACCAGCTGGGATAAGCTGGAGTCTCTGTTTGACAGTCTCACTAATGACGCAGACCCCAGAGAG ACCTTTGCTCCAAAGCTAGTGATCCTGGACTTCAGTGATATGGACAGCATGGAGGACGTGGTGGCTGAGGTGCTGGAGTGTTACGGCTACGTGGACGTCCTGATCTGTAACAGCAGCGTGAAGCTGAAGGCCCCGGTGCAGAGCATCTCCCTGGAACTGGACAGGAACATCATGGACGTTAACTATTTCGGCCCCAGCACTCTTGCGAAAG GTGTTCTTCCACCTATGATTTCAAGAAGATCGGGACATGTTGTACTGGTCAACAGCATCCAGGGCCGACTGGCCATCCCATTCAGAAGCTCAT ACGCCGCCTCCAAGCACGCGGCGCAGGCCTTCTTCGACTGCCTgcgggcggaggtggaggagtacgGGATCGTCGTCAGCACCGTCAGCCACACTTTCATCAACGCGTCCGACCCGCCCCCTGCTGAGGAGCCGGCGGGCCCCAAGCCCAGCGCCCTGGCTGCAT TTGTCGCCAGTCAGCTGACCCACGGCGTGCGTCCATGCGTCCTGGCCAATGAGATTCTGCACACGgtgaacaggaagaggaaggaagtggTGCTGGCCCACCCCGTCCCCAGGGTGGCCCTCTACCTCCGCTCCCTCGTCCCCCCCGTCCTCTTCGCCGTGCTGGCTGCCGGAGTGAAGGACTCGGCGCTGGCTGCGGAGCTGCAGTAG